Within Mangifera indica cultivar Alphonso unplaced genomic scaffold, CATAS_Mindica_2.1 Un_0080, whole genome shotgun sequence, the genomic segment TCCTCAACCTTATCAACCAAGCTCTCTTCATCTTTTTCCGTAGGCGCAACTTCAGATGGTGCGTCTTGTTTTGCCTCGACTTCAGGTACAACCAGAACTGGTTTTTTGCTCTCTTCAGATACAGTCTCAACCTTTTCTGTCACTTCAGATTGCCCTCCTAATTCTGCTTCGACTTCAGCAACAACCGAAACCAGTTTATCAACCTCCACAGTTACTGGTTCAGATTGCCTTTCTGCTTTTGACTCAACTTCAGGAGCTACCAAGTCCAGTTTGTCAACCTCCTCAGACAAGATTTTAACCTTTTCAGCTACCTGTTCAGGTTGTGCCTCCACTTTTGCCTCAACTTTAGGAACGGGGGAATCTATTTTTCCTGAATCTGTGGAGATGGTCTCAATCTTTTCAGTAACCTCCTCAGATTTCATATCTAATTTTGGTTCAATTTCTTTCAGTTGTTCAACAATCTTTGGTTTCTCTTCAGATTCCTCTGGCTTGCTCTTAATAGCATCAGAAATAGAGTCTTTCAGAGCCTCGAGTACTGAAGGCTTAACCTTCCCATCCTCAGCCCCTTGCACTTTGGGGTCCTTTGATgctaaaacaacaaaatcatccaccTTCTCTTCAAGTTTCTGCAATCAATGAAACCCAACTGctgattaaaacaaaaaaaaaaaaatcaagaaaacacTTTCCATCTTCATACTGTTAGCATCTGATTTATATCATCTTGTTAGGTCTCAAATTGTTAAAATCATCAACACAATCACCTAAATATGGATTAATTAAAAGGATTATAATTTCCTCTATGTAACAGAACAAATGATCATACTTACTCAGTTGATTTCTAGCTAAAGATTATTCTAAGAGACAAgggtttattaaaaaaataccaaaGGAAAAAAACCCGAAGCATACCCGATGAGCTTCAGAAGATACAGCCTCAGTAGCCATGGGAACTGAGTTGAAGATGaaatagaaagagaaaattaaattaaattgaagcaaaagaaaaagaatgataTGGTTGGTAACAACCAAATTAAAGTATGCAAAAACTACAGcaaaaacatgcaacaatcaAAACAATTACTGACAACAAAATCAGAACTTTCTACTACTGCTACCTACCACTTCTAAATCAAACTTGGaaaatgaacataaaaattgttgaaaaataataaaaatagtaacaGGGTGTGAAAAGAGTGTATGTC encodes:
- the LOC123207459 gene encoding calpastatin-like; translation: MATEAVSSEAHRKLEEKVDDFVVLASKDPKVQGAEDGKVKPSVLEALKDSISDAIKSKPEESEEKPKIVEQLKEIEPKLDMKSEEVTEKIETISTDSGKIDSPVPKVEAKVEAQPEQVAEKVKILSEEVDKLDLVAPEVESKAERQSEPVTVEVDKLVSVVAEVEAELGGQSEVTEKVETVSEESKKPVLVVPEVEAKQDAPSEVAPTEKDEESLVDKVEEKTCKEEETSLGISSEQVVSKDQEPEAAVKEDVVQSSIPDVIEEKEPSGVGAAETVSKEAVVEDSTQPIKEEGVKSTEARVTEKMSPEESTGEDKEVKNGSEEMAKDEKPAIDETNKDGKTEEKLDDATKAVSNPAEELPKSELKVKEREVSKDVDGTKTSQNLPKEAPAKPTQKQSNNLISKVKQSLVKAKKAIIGKSPT